Within the Bacillota bacterium genome, the region CCGTTACAACCCCGAATTAAAGGTCAGCAAGCAAACGGTGAGCAATTGCGTAAAAGCCTTTAAAGCTAAACCGCTTACAGAGCCAAAGGAAAAACGCAGAGTCCAGGAATTGTATATTGAAGCTGATGAAGATCATCTCAAAGTCAGGGGCAAGAGAGGCGCTCAGGCTCGGCTAATCTACATCCATGAGGGGGTGGCTGAATATCCGCGTCGCCACCTGGTCAATGCCAGATACTTCACCACCGTTCAAAAGAAGCCGGAAGAATTTTGGATGGAGCTCTGTGACTATATAGAGGCCCATTATGATCTTGACAACCTGTCGGCGATCTATCTATCCGGAGACGGCGCACGTTGGATTCGAGCAGGACAGGGGTATATTCCTGGCAGCACATTCATCTTGGATAAGTTTCACTTGGCAAAGTCCATAACACAAGCTACAGCCCATGCCCCTGAGTTAAAGAAAGCCGTCTATCGAGGGATTAAGCAAGGGAACAAGCAGACTGTTCTACAGCATCTGGCGGAGGCGTTAGAATTAGCCGAAACGAGCCCGAGACAGGAAAGGGTCTGTGCCACCATCAGCTATATTGATAACAATTGGGATGGGATTGAATCTGCTACGAAATATCCTCATGTAGGGTGTAGCGCAGAAGGCCATGTCAGCCACATCCTATCTGCCAGGTTGAGCAGCCGTCCTATGGCGTGGAGCAGGCAGGGAGCAGAAAACATGGCGTCAATGCGATCGGTCCAGGCAAATCGGGAGTCTATTCGTGACCACTATCTAGCCAGGCAGCCTGCAGCCCCTGCCATAGTCGAGCTGAAAACGACAGTCCAAAAAGAGTTAAAGCGTTTAAGGAAAAAAGCACTGGGTAAGGAAAACCATAACAACGTTCCACTTTACCAAGGAGGCAGTAATTTCACCCGACAAGCCTTAAAAGGCTTAAATAGCATTACCGCTATTTAAGCATACGAGGTTCTTCAAAAAACCTACAATGACTTGACACGATCCTGAATTGGTGCTTGGTTGCCAGTGTGCATGGATTGGTGTTAAAATGAGGGATAGCGATTTAGCAAGGGGTGGAGATAAATGTTCAAGATGTTCAAGGGCTTGTTGACCGGGGATGATGCCCGGGAGATCAAGCGCCTGATGCGGATTGTGGAACAGGTGAACGGGCTGGAAAGCAAGTTTGAGGCGATAAATACTGACAGTTTGCCGGCTGTGACCGGCGAGTTTCGGGAGCGGCTGGAAAAGGGTGAAAAGCTCGATGCGTTGTTGCCCGAGGCCTTTGCTCTGGTCAGGGAGGGCGCCAAGCGGGCTCTGGGCCAACGGCATTTCGACGTGCAGGTCCTGGGCGGCATCGTTTTGCACCAGGGGCGGATTGCCGAGATGAAAACCGGTGAGGGCAAGACCTTGGTGGCGACAATGCCTGCCTATCTCAACGCCCTGCCCGGCAAGGGTGTGCACGTGGTTACTGTCAACGATTATCTGGCCACCCGGGACAGTGAGTGGATGGGCCAGATATACAAGCTCCTGGGCCTGAGTGTAGGCCTGGTCGTTCATGGTCAGGAACCCGGAGAGCGCCGGGAGGCCTACCAGGCAGACATTACATACGGGACAAATAACGAGTTTGGCTTCGATTACCTCCGCGACAATATGGTGCTTTATAAGGACCGGCTGGTGCAGCGGCCGCTGAATTATGCAATTATCGACGAAGTGGACAGCATCCTGGTGGATGAGGCCCGGACACCGTTGATTATCTCCGGCTCAGTGGATCAGGATACCAGCCGCTATTACCGTTATGCCCGGATTGTGCCACGGTTGAAGCCGGAAGAGGACTACACGGTGGACGAGAAAGCCCGCACCGTCACCCTGACCGAAGAAGGGGTGAGCCGGGTAGAGGAAGCCCTGAATGTGGAGAACCTCTTTGACCACGAGAATATGGAAGTTTCTCACCATGTGAATCAGGCCCTGCGGGCCCATGTCCTGATGAAGCGGGACAAGGATTATGTGGTCAAAGACGGCCAGGTAATTATCGTCGACGAGTTCACGGGCCGGTTGATGTTCGGTCGCCGCTATTCCAACGGCTTGCACCAGGCGATTGAAGCCAAGGAAAATGTGAAGATTGAGCGGGAAAGCCAGACTCTGGCCAGTATAACTCTGCAAAACTACTTCCGGATGTATAAGAAACTGGCCGGTATGACTGGTACCGCCAAGACCGAGGAAGAGGAATTCCGGAAAATTTACGGCATGGATGTGTTGGTGATTCCCACCAACAAGCCGATGATCCGTAGAGATATGTCCGATGTGGTTTACCGCTCCAAGCCCGGAAAATACCGGGCTGTTGTGGAAGAGATTGCCAACCGCCATGCCAGCGGCCAGCCGGTGCTGGTGGGGACTATTGCCATCGAAGACTCCGAGTACTTGAGTAAGATGCTGAGCAAGAAGGGCGTACCCCATAATGTGTTAAACGCCAAGCATCATGAGCGGGAGGCGGAAATCATCGCCGATGCTGGGCAGAGGGGCACGGTGACGATTGCCACCAACATGGCCGGTCGGGGGACCGACATCGTCCTGGGCGAAGGCGTGCCCGATTTGGGCGGCTTGCATATCCTGGGCACCGAGCGGCATGAGTCCCGCCGGATTGACAATCAGTTGCGGGGCCGGGCCGGACGGCAGGGCGACCCCGGTTCCAGTCAATTTTACATTTCCCTGGAAGATGATTTGATGCGCCTCTTTGGTTCCGACCGCTTTAAGGGCATACTGGAGAAAATGGGGATGGATGACGATATGCCCATCGACCATCCGCTGCTCTCCCGGGGAATTGAGACTGCCCAGAAGCGGGTGGAATCCCGAAACTTTGATATCCGCAAGCATGTTCTGGAATATGACGATGTGCTCAACAATCAGCGGGAGGTCATATACAAGCAGCGTCGTCAGATTCTCGAAGGTGAGGATCTCAAGCCCCAGGTCCTGAAGATGATGGACGAAGTGATTGAAGGCGCGGTTGACACCTGGGCCAGCAATGATGTCTATCAGGAAGAGTATGATCTCAAGGGTTTGCTGGAGTTTGCCAACAACAGCTTCCTGCTGCCCCAAACCGTCAGCGAGAAGGATCTAGACGGTCTGCACCGGGATGAGATTCTAGAGCTCTTTAAACAGAAGGCCCGGGAGCTCTATGCGCACAAGGAGAAGAGCCTGGGCGAGGATGTTATGCGGGAGCTGGAGCGGGTTGTGGTACTGCGCACTGTGGACAGCAAGTGGATGGAGCAGCTGGACGCAATGGACGATCTGCGCCAGGGTATCAACTTGCGGGCCTTTGGGCAGAAAGACCCGCTGACCGAATACAAGTTTGAGGCCTACGACATGTTCAACAACATGATCCAAAGCATTCAGGAGGAAGTCGCCCGTCTGATTCTCCGGGTCCAGCTTGCCACTCGGCCTGAGCGGCGTTCGGTGGCCACGGCCAATCCGACACCGCCCAACGACGGGACTGCGGTTCACGGACCCAAGCAGGCGAAATCCAAGAAGGTTGGTCGTAATGACCCCTGCCCCTGTGGCAGTGGCAAAAAATATAAGCGCTGTTGTGGCGCCAATTAGAGGTGATTAACGGTGTTGACAGAACTGATAGCAGAACTGCGCCAGCTCTCCAAACGCATCGAAGAAATGGGCGTCTCCCTTTGAAGTAGCTGCCAAAGCTAAGGATTTGGCGGCCCTGGAAGAAATCATGGGCGCGCCGGATTTCTGGAACGATACTGAGTCGGCCCAGAAGACCATTGGCCAGGCCAATGCCCTCAAGCAGATAACCGAGCCCTATGCCGCTGTGCGGCGGGAGTGCGGAGAGCTCCTGGAGTTGGCCGAATTGGCCCAAGCTGAGGACAGCACGGATTTGGTAAAGGACATCAGCGCCGGGCTGGTCCAAGTAAAGAAGCAGCTTAGTGATTTGGAACTGGCCCAACTTCTGGGCGAAAAGTATGACCCCCACAATGCCATCATTGCCATCCATCCTGGCGCCGGCGGTCTGGAATCCCAGGACTGGGCCGAGATGCTGATGCGCATGTACACCCGCTGGGCAGAGAAACGGGGCTTTGCTGTGGAAATTTTAGATTATCTGCCGGATGTGGAAGCGGGTATCAAGAGTGTGACTTTGTTGGTCAAGGGCAGTTACGCCTATGGTTATCTGAAGGCGGAAAAGGGTGTGCATCGCTTGGTGCGCATTTCTCCCTTTGATTCCTCCGGACGGAGGCACACATCCTTTGCCTCGCTGGACGTGCTGCCGGAAGTGGATGATGACGCTGAAATCGAAGTGAACACCGATGATTTGCGGGTGGACACGTACCGAGCCAGCGGCGCCGGCGGCCAGCACGTGAACAAGACCGATTCGGCGGTGCGGATTACCCACCTGCCCACCGGAATTGTCGTCCAATGTCAGAATGAGCGCTCCCAGCACTCCAACCGCCTGGCGGCAATGAAGATTCTGCGGGCGCGGTTGGCGGAGAGGCAGCGCCAGGAGCAGGAGGAGGAGCTGGCCAAGTTGCGGGGCGAGCAGCGGGAGATTGGCTGGGGCAGTCAAATCCGCTCCTATGTATTCCATCCCTACAGCCTGGTCAAAGACCATCGCACCAACACCGAGGTTGGCAATGCCAATGCGGTGTTGGACGGCGATCTGGACAGCTTTATCGATGCCTGGCTGCGCTGGCAGGCCGGGGCTGACAGGGAGGTGTAGTCTGTGGCCTATCATAAGAAGACTGCCCAGTACTATGATTATTTTGTGGATAAACGGGATTTACCGTATTTTCGCCGCCTGATGCTGCAATTGGGCGGCCCTGTTTTGGTGCCGGGCTGCGGCACCGGCCGGGTAGTGTTTGATCTTATCAGCGCTGGGCTGGAGGTGGTGGGTGTTGATAACTCACCATATATGCTGGATGTGGCCCGGGACAAGCATGACCGCTCGGGCCCGACCATTAAAGGACGTCTGGAACTGGTGGAGGCGGACATGGTGGACATGCCGCTGCGTCGGACTTTTGCCAGTGCCCTGGTGGCGGGGGGCAGCTTTGCCCATTTGCTCACCCTAGCGGACCAGGTCAGTTGTCTTGTGAGCATCAACCGCTTGCTGGATTCTGGCGGCAAATTGGTTCTGGATCTGTTTCCGCCGGATATGACCTTGCTTACGGACGGAGCCACCGTTAGCAAAGTGGTCCACATTGATGGCGGGGTTTCGATTCTCAGAACTATACATCGACAGAGTGATCTTAATCTACAACGGTGTAATTTGACCGTTATTTACGAACAATACAAAGGCAATGTGCTGGTGGAGAGGGTGCTGGATGAGTTGGCAATCAGTCTGCTCTTTCCCCGGGAGGTGCAATTACTTTTGGAACATACTGGCTTCAAGGTAGAAAAAATCAGCGGCGATTTGCAGGGCGGAAGCTTTTCCGCGACCAGCAAGCGCATGATTGTGGTGGCAAGTAAGCATGACGATACTCGCTAGATTGAAGCGAATTCGCCTGCCCCGTTTCCGGGAAGTTGTGGGCATCGCTCTGGGTTGTGCTGTTGTTGCCCTCAGCTTAAACCTGCTGCTGGTGCCGGCGCAGATTGCCCCCGGCGGCGTCAGTGGACTGGCGGTTGTTCTCTACCACTTGTTTGGACTGCCGGTGAGCGTGGTTTTGCTGGTGGTAAATATTCCTTTATTTGTCCTGTCCTGGTTTGTCCAGGGCTCGCGCTTCGGCATCAATACATTGCTGGGCTCGCTTTTATTGCCGTTGTTTGTCGAACTGACGGCGGGTCTTTCGCCGGTCACCGGCGACTTGTTGTTGAACGGCATCTACGGCGGGATTGTCATGGGCATCGGCATCGGTATTGTGTTCCGGGCCCATGGCAGCACCGGCGGCACCGCCTTGACGGCGCAAATGCTCAGCAAGTATACTGGGTTTACAGTCGGCCAGATTTTGCTGGGCATTGACTTTGTGGTGGTGGCCCTGGCGGGATTTGTCTTTGACGCCGAACTGGCGATGTATGCGCTGATTGCCCTGATGGTCTGCACCCGGGTTATCGACCTGGTGCAGCAGGGCCTGCGTAACGCAAAGGCAGCGTTTATTATCAGTGCCAACCCGCGGGTGATTGCCCAGACGATACATGAGGAGTTGCAGCGGGGAGCGACCATTTTGGACGGCCACGGCGCCTGGAGCGGCCGTGAGCTGGAAGTGCTTCTCTGTGTTGTCAACTCGGCGGAGATCACCCGTCTTAAGACCGTGATTAGCCGCATTGACCCCCAGGCGTTTGTAATTGTAACTGATATTCAGGAAGTTCAGGGTGAAGGATTTAGCAAATAATAACTTAGAGGTGAATGACGTGACCGAATACGCGCATCTGGCGGCTATTGCCCGCCGCATCCGCCGACATATCGTAACCATGGTTACCGAAGCGGCGTCAGGACATCCCGGCGGTTCTTTGTCGGCGGTGGAGATTCTCACAGCTCTCTATTTCCAAGTGATGAAAGTTGACCCTGATCGGCCTCGCTGGGCTGAGCGGGATTTGTTTGTGCTCAGCAAGGGCCATGCCTCGCCGGTCTTGTATGCTACCCTGGCGGAGCGTGAATTTTTCCCCGCAGAAGATCTCTTAAGCTTCCGCAAAGTGGGCAGCTGCCTGCAAGGCCATCCCGACTGTAAGGCGATTCCCGGCGTCGATATGACCAGCGGCTCCTTGGGCCAGGGGTTGAGTGTCGCCAATGGCATGGCGATGGCCGCCCGCTTGGACAAAGCCGATAAATGGGTCTACGCTCTTATGGGCGACGGCGAGCTGCAGGAAGGCCAAATCTGGGAGGCGGCGATGACCAGCGCCCACTATGGCCTGGACAATTTAATTGCGTTTGTCGATTATAACGGTCTGCAGATTGACGGTGATGTTCAGGATGTAATGAACCCGCTGCCAATCAAGGAGAAGTTTGAGGCCTTCAACTGGCATGTCCAGGAGATTGACGGCCATGATTTTGGCGAAATTTTCGCCGCTATTGATATCGCCAAAGCCGCGGTGGGTAAGCCCTCCCTGATTGTTGCCCGCACTGTCAAGGGCAAGGGCGTGTCGTTTATGGAAAATGAAGCCGGCTGGCATGGGAGTGCTCCCAGCCGCGAACAACTGGCCCAGGCCCTGGCTGATTTGGAGGTGGAATAATGGGCAAAATTGCAACCCGTGATGCCTATGGCAAGGCCCTGGCCGCCCTGGGCGAAAAGCGGGAGGATATCGTTGTATTAGACGCTGACCTTTCGAAATCCACCAAAACGGCAAATTTCGCCGCCGCATTTCCCGAGCGTTTCTTTAACATCGGGATTGCTGAGACAGATATGATGGCCACCGCTGCCGGCCTGGCCGCAGGTGGAAAGCTGCCATTCGCCAGCACGTTTGCAGTATTCGCCGCCGGCCGCGCCTACGATCAGATCAGGGCTTCGATCGCCTACCCGAATCTGAATGTGAAGATTGCCGCCACCCACGCCGGCCTTACTGTCGGTGAGGACGGCGCTACCCATCAAATGAACGAGGACATCGCCCTGATGCGGGTGCTGCCCAATATGACGGTAGTTGTGCCCGCCGATGGTCCCGAGGCGTCTGCCGCTACCCGCGCTGTGGCCGAACACCACGGCCCTGCCTACCTGCGTCTGGGCCGCCCCGGCGTGCCGGTGGTCAACGGCGAAGATTATAAGTTTGAGCTGGGCAAGGGTGTGCTGCTCAGGGACGGCGATGACGTGGTAATCTTTGCCTGCGGCTATATGGTGCATCAGGCCCTGGAAGCGGCAGCGCTGCTGGCCGATGAAGGAGTAAGTGCCGCTGTGGTCAACATTCATACCATCAAGCCCCTAGATCGTGAGTTGGTGGTGAAGATGGCCCGCCGTTGCGGCCGGGTAGTCACAGCTGAGGAACATAGCATTTACGGCGGTTTGGGCAGCGCCATCGCCGAAGTGCTCAGCGAAGAACATCCAACGAAAATAACCCGGATCGGTGTCCGGGATGTGTTTGGCGAATCGGGCAAGCCAGCTGAGTTGATGGAGAAATACGGCCTAACCGCCGCCGCAATCGCCAAAGCCGCGAAGTAGTTTATTTGGGGACAGATCTTAACCCTTATGTCTAGCATCTGGGGCAAGATCTGTCCCCTTTCCGCTGCGAGGCCTGTCCCTGCCGATGGGGACAGACCCTAGCCACGAAGCATTACTCTGAAGAAGGGCCTGTCCACTTTCCTTTTCCTTTGTGCCCCAGAACACAGACAAAGATTGTCGAAACATGTATTATATCAGTGAATCTAATCGAATATCTAATCCTTCTAATCGCCCCCCACTTAGAGAGGGCAATTTTGGGTTCGACAAAGTCGAGCCTTTTTTCTTTTTCAAAAGGGTTTTTCACCTCAATTGTCGTATATTACCATTGGCGATATTGTGGAGGTGAACAGGTGAGCACAATCTTTATAGATTTTTTAGAGGGACTGGGAACGATAAAGCATTATCAACAGGCTGAAATTATTGATCTCGATGATTTGCCGCCGGATCATGTTTTTCTGGTGATGGACGGAATAGTAAAGCACACATTTTACGGCGCAACGGGAGAAGAGACCGTATATATGATCCTAAAAAAGGGCGCCATATTTGGCGAGATTACCTATTTTCGCC harbors:
- a CDS encoding ISLre2 family transposase, which encodes VRKNDRKEILTPFGLLSYERSYYRHKESKNYCYLVDEKAGITPHSRVSESLKAVLSEACSGISYEKATLQVSRYNPELKVSKQTVSNCVKAFKAKPLTEPKEKRRVQELYIEADEDHLKVRGKRGAQARLIYIHEGVAEYPRRHLVNARYFTTVQKKPEEFWMELCDYIEAHYDLDNLSAIYLSGDGARWIRAGQGYIPGSTFILDKFHLAKSITQATAHAPELKKAVYRGIKQGNKQTVLQHLAEALELAETSPRQERVCATISYIDNNWDGIESATKYPHVGCSAEGHVSHILSARLSSRPMAWSRQGAENMASMRSVQANRESIRDHYLARQPAAPAIVELKTTVQKELKRLRKKALGKENHNNVPLYQGGSNFTRQALKGLNSITAI
- the secA gene encoding preprotein translocase subunit SecA, giving the protein MFKMFKGLLTGDDAREIKRLMRIVEQVNGLESKFEAINTDSLPAVTGEFRERLEKGEKLDALLPEAFALVREGAKRALGQRHFDVQVLGGIVLHQGRIAEMKTGEGKTLVATMPAYLNALPGKGVHVVTVNDYLATRDSEWMGQIYKLLGLSVGLVVHGQEPGERREAYQADITYGTNNEFGFDYLRDNMVLYKDRLVQRPLNYAIIDEVDSILVDEARTPLIISGSVDQDTSRYYRYARIVPRLKPEEDYTVDEKARTVTLTEEGVSRVEEALNVENLFDHENMEVSHHVNQALRAHVLMKRDKDYVVKDGQVIIVDEFTGRLMFGRRYSNGLHQAIEAKENVKIERESQTLASITLQNYFRMYKKLAGMTGTAKTEEEEFRKIYGMDVLVIPTNKPMIRRDMSDVVYRSKPGKYRAVVEEIANRHASGQPVLVGTIAIEDSEYLSKMLSKKGVPHNVLNAKHHEREAEIIADAGQRGTVTIATNMAGRGTDIVLGEGVPDLGGLHILGTERHESRRIDNQLRGRAGRQGDPGSSQFYISLEDDLMRLFGSDRFKGILEKMGMDDDMPIDHPLLSRGIETAQKRVESRNFDIRKHVLEYDDVLNNQREVIYKQRRQILEGEDLKPQVLKMMDEVIEGAVDTWASNDVYQEEYDLKGLLEFANNSFLLPQTVSEKDLDGLHRDEILELFKQKARELYAHKEKSLGEDVMRELERVVVLRTVDSKWMEQLDAMDDLRQGINLRAFGQKDPLTEYKFEAYDMFNNMIQSIQEEVARLILRVQLATRPERRSVATANPTPPNDGTAVHGPKQAKSKKVGRNDPCPCGSGKKYKRCCGAN
- the prfB gene encoding peptide chain release factor 2 (programmed frameshift) — protein: MGVSLEVAAKAKDLAALEEIMGAPDFWNDTESAQKTIGQANALKQITEPYAAVRRECGELLELAELAQAEDSTDLVKDISAGLVQVKKQLSDLELAQLLGEKYDPHNAIIAIHPGAGGLESQDWAEMLMRMYTRWAEKRGFAVEILDYLPDVEAGIKSVTLLVKGSYAYGYLKAEKGVHRLVRISPFDSSGRRHTSFASLDVLPEVDDDAEIEVNTDDLRVDTYRASGAGGQHVNKTDSAVRITHLPTGIVVQCQNERSQHSNRLAAMKILRARLAERQRQEQEEELAKLRGEQREIGWGSQIRSYVFHPYSLVKDHRTNTEVGNANAVLDGDLDSFIDAWLRWQAGADREV
- a CDS encoding class I SAM-dependent methyltransferase, which translates into the protein MAYHKKTAQYYDYFVDKRDLPYFRRLMLQLGGPVLVPGCGTGRVVFDLISAGLEVVGVDNSPYMLDVARDKHDRSGPTIKGRLELVEADMVDMPLRRTFASALVAGGSFAHLLTLADQVSCLVSINRLLDSGGKLVLDLFPPDMTLLTDGATVSKVVHIDGGVSILRTIHRQSDLNLQRCNLTVIYEQYKGNVLVERVLDELAISLLFPREVQLLLEHTGFKVEKISGDLQGGSFSATSKRMIVVASKHDDTR
- a CDS encoding YitT family protein, whose translation is MTILARLKRIRLPRFREVVGIALGCAVVALSLNLLLVPAQIAPGGVSGLAVVLYHLFGLPVSVVLLVVNIPLFVLSWFVQGSRFGINTLLGSLLLPLFVELTAGLSPVTGDLLLNGIYGGIVMGIGIGIVFRAHGSTGGTALTAQMLSKYTGFTVGQILLGIDFVVVALAGFVFDAELAMYALIALMVCTRVIDLVQQGLRNAKAAFIISANPRVIAQTIHEELQRGATILDGHGAWSGRELEVLLCVVNSAEITRLKTVISRIDPQAFVIVTDIQEVQGEGFSK
- a CDS encoding transketolase, translating into MTEYAHLAAIARRIRRHIVTMVTEAASGHPGGSLSAVEILTALYFQVMKVDPDRPRWAERDLFVLSKGHASPVLYATLAEREFFPAEDLLSFRKVGSCLQGHPDCKAIPGVDMTSGSLGQGLSVANGMAMAARLDKADKWVYALMGDGELQEGQIWEAAMTSAHYGLDNLIAFVDYNGLQIDGDVQDVMNPLPIKEKFEAFNWHVQEIDGHDFGEIFAAIDIAKAAVGKPSLIVARTVKGKGVSFMENEAGWHGSAPSREQLAQALADLEVE
- a CDS encoding transketolase family protein — protein: MGKIATRDAYGKALAALGEKREDIVVLDADLSKSTKTANFAAAFPERFFNIGIAETDMMATAAGLAAGGKLPFASTFAVFAAGRAYDQIRASIAYPNLNVKIAATHAGLTVGEDGATHQMNEDIALMRVLPNMTVVVPADGPEASAATRAVAEHHGPAYLRLGRPGVPVVNGEDYKFELGKGVLLRDGDDVVIFACGYMVHQALEAAALLADEGVSAAVVNIHTIKPLDRELVVKMARRCGRVVTAEEHSIYGGLGSAIAEVLSEEHPTKITRIGVRDVFGESGKPAELMEKYGLTAAAIAKAAK